A genomic segment from Cyprinus carpio isolate SPL01 chromosome A22, ASM1834038v1, whole genome shotgun sequence encodes:
- the LOC109046689 gene encoding uncharacterized protein KIAA1614-like, whose translation MEDAVTSEDAEPLPAASQNTDIHLRKPEDECPSSGSLEPSSPSSPFTQQAQGPAVSALQSKVKALSERRVVWKEPGSKNQDKRVVPGTFILGYALTDAWASSSSDEDGEPRKPLMFLAGDHKPQVELNYDPVSSEALLAVPRGLGEGASLENLSNDACGAQDNASSSNKSWMPPKCFWRSIRPEMPVLNGNVPVGKDGPNGGTSGHKMGHKFSRELQRSDSLESHLRRYNHGEVGQCGLWRADSLESMCSSGSSLSLAERVEMNRGLLKQMLQKTQNKDKEHVPGQRIEDPTHIGGRGICGLNDSDWDSGISLQGSEHSQRAFVLGDDLPLSPRHEQAKRLLERARMKARSNPLKADHTILPVQRDNLELLSWVGVPLHQAPLSGKEGVAVVSGNLSDSSSGDSVGGTRRRHGQSPTRVRFEDESEKDAEVRYLERLRQRRRAGERAQGLLVSKPNLSSYINGQAETGHGSSDPIFWKTKAKKSLLNGKSPETANRQCNSCGTFLNDPHGPSLNSNNLSLPNGEVEGKKIPCWVAPTLPNRLVRIEQIKETYIGTSPAIVHSDGTHCSPVDKMSTRGTIQKLKKKVRKQESKQEPLFVNGLKVPTPPDCNSGTQMCLSNGLALPLNPYALDPLGQRIPATCSPTSSKGPVAPPLPPKGEPSSSHFPQPTPPPLQPKKSALKSSSKNRCNGQRTVILMSSPEYHLDSTEAGGAVESCPQEQASSGLGYWEDRSAMVISGPTLRTSPVLCARNSPIQGEERLTDVDQHQSTGQLGSDATSSSAESTQTRLSDGHVRGPIRPVHHRATSPNFSQAGMDAEQREGRPKLSLRRFFSAMGLNSVGLLGKGRSGSMDQLSLHPKPNSNPNQNARPTSPSTSPNPTHSQHHQLKKAPSLQSIRLGSPFLQLRRSSSAQNLQIPRKQTDRSSAYTPGEQPCSPVLTRGLQRALSVEDVGRPSAVRPVGRVAQAFPDGTILLELSRPLNGPFGFLISRGKGRPDSGVYVEEMGDSNMEKLYAGLLGVGDEILEVNGEKVAGLSLDLVTRLMTQNSTASIRVLRRRCLQR comes from the exons ATGGAGGATGCGGTAACCTCTGAGGATGCTGAACCCCTGCCTGCCGCCTCCCAAAACACTGACATCCACCTCAGGAAGCCAGAGGATGAGTGTCCTTCCAGCGGCAGCCTGGAGCCCAGCTCCCCGTCCTCGCCTTTCACTCAGCAAGCTCAAGGCCCTGCCGTATCAGCGCTGCAGTCCAAGGTCAAGGCTCTCTCTGAACGCAGAGTTGTCTGGAAAGAACCTGGAAGTAAGAACCAGGACAAACGAGTGGTTCCCGGGACCTTCATACTGGGATACGCCCTCACGGACGCTTGGGCCTCCAGCAGCAGTGATGAAGACGGGGAACCTCGCAAACCTCTGATGTTCCTTGCAGGAGACCACAAGCCTCAGGTAGAACTCAACTATGATCCTGTCTCTTCCGAAGCCTTGTTGGCAGTTCCACGCGGCCTTGGAGAAGGAGCAAGCCTGGAGAACCTCTCGAACGATGCTTGCGGTGCTCAAGACAATGCTTCTTCATCTAATAAATCATGGATGCCACCAAAGTGTTTCTGGAGGTCCATCAGACCAGAGATGCCGGTTCTAAATGGGAACGTTCCTGTGGGGAAAGATGGACCAAATGGAGGAACCTCTGGCCACAAAATGGGCCACAAGTTTTCAAGGGAACTGCAAAGGTCTGATAGCCTGGAGAGTCACCTACGCAGGTATAATCACGGTGAGGTGGGACAGTGTGGACTCTGGCGGGCTGACAGCTTGGAGAGCATGTGCAGCAGTGGAAGCTCGCTGTCCCTGGCCGAGAGGGTCGAGATGAACCGCGGCCTTCTCAAACAGATGCTGCAGAAAACCCAGAACAAAGACAAAGAACATGTGCCAGGACAGAGGATAGAGGACCCCACGCACATTGGCGGTAGAG GTATCTGTGGCTTGAATGACAGTGATTGGGATTCTGGGATTTCACTCCAAGGTAGTGAACACAGCCAAAG GGCCTTTGTGTTGGGCGACGACCTTCCGCTGAGCCCTCGCCACGAGCAGGCCAAACGACTGCTGGAAAGAGCGCGTATGAAGGCCCGGTCCAACCCTCTCAAAGCCGACCACACCATCCTACCCGTCCAGAGGGACAACCT GGAGCTGTTGTCCTGGGTTGGTGTACCCTTACACCAGGCTCCTCTTTCGGGGAAGGAAGGCGTGGCGGTGGTCTCCGGAAACCTTAGCGACTCATCTAGTGGTGACTCGGTGGGCGGAACCCGGCGGAGACACGGCCAGTCCCCTACCCGTGTGCGTTTCGAAGACGAATCGGAGAAGGACGCTGAGGTGCGCTATCTGGAGCGGCTACGCCAGCGGCGCAGGGCTGGAGAAAGAGCGCAGGGGCTCCTGGTGTCCAAACCCAACTTGTCGTCTTACATCAATGGACAGGCAGAGACGGGACATGGTTCAAGTGATCCAATATTCTGGAAGACAAAAGCCAAGAAGAGTTTGTTGAATGGCAAAAGTCCTGAGACAGCAAACAGGCAGTGCAACTCTTGTGGGACCTTTCTAAATGACCCCCATGGGCCTAGCTTAAACTCAAATAATCTGTCCTTACCTAATGGGGAAGTTGAAGGGAAGAAGATACCATGTTGGGTCGCTCCCACCCTTCCCAACCGGCTTGTTCGAATTGAACAGATTAAAGAGACATACATTGGGACGAGTCCCGCTATTGTCCACAGTGATGGAACGCACTGCAGTCCTGTGGATAAAATGAGCACTAGGGGAACAATCCAGAAGCTAAAGAAGAAGGTCCGGAAACAAGAGAGCAAGCAGGAACCCTTGTTCGTTAACGGCCTTAAAGTTCCAACACCTCCAGACTGCAACAGTGGAACTCAAATGTGTCTCTCGAATGGACTAGCATTGCCACTCAACCCCTATGCCCTGGATCCACTTGGACAGAGAATCCCAGCCACATGCAGCCCCACATCCAGCAAGGGACCTGTGGCACCTCCATTGCCCCCCAAAGGAGAACCATCCAGCTCCCACTTTCCTCAGCCAACCCCTCCGCCTCTCCAACCAAAAAAATCAGCCCTGAAATCCAGCTCAAAGAACCGCTGTAATGGTCAGCGGACCGTCATACTCATGTCTTCGCCAGAATACCACCTGGACTCCACAGAGGCGGGGGGCGCTGTGGAGAGCTGTCCTCAGGAACAGGCTTCCTCTGGATTGGGTTATTGGGAGGACAGATCTGCGATGGTCATCTCTGGTCCCACACTCAGGACGAGCCCAGTTCTGTGTGCTCGAAACTCACCCATACAAGGGGAAGAAAGGCTAACAG ATGTGGACCAGCACCAGAGTACAGGACAGCTGGGATCTGATGCGACATCCAGCAGTGCTGAATCAACCCAGACTCGTCTCAGTGACGGACACGTCAGAGGGCCAATCAGACCAGTGCATCACAGGGCAACTAGCCCAAATTTTTCACA AGCAGGCATGGATGCAGAGCAGCGAGAGGGTCGACCCAAACTCTCCTTGCGGCGGTTCTTCTCTGCCATGGGGCTGAACAGCGTGGGGTTGCTGGGAAAAGGACGATCCGGCAGCATGGATCAGCTCAGCTTGCACCCCAAACCCAACTCAAACCCAAACCAAAATGCTCGGCCGACCtcaccctccacctcccccaacCCCACACACAGCCAACACCACCAGCTGAAGAAAGCCCCCTCACTGCAGTCTATACGTCTG GGGTCTCCGTTTCTCCAGTTGAGGAGATCTTCATCGGCTCAAAACCTCCAAATCCCCAGAAAGCAAACAGACCGTTCCTCTGCATACACTCCAGGAGAACAGCCCTGTAGTCCTGTATTAACCAG gggTCTTCAGCGTGCCTTGAGTGTAGAGGACGTGGGGCGGCCCAGTGCGGTGCGTCCGGTGGGACGCGTGGCTCAGGCCTTCCCTGATGGCACCATCCTGCTGGAGCTCTCCAGACCCCTCAACGGCCCCTTCGGCTTTCTCATCTCCCGAGGGAAAGGCAGGCCAGACTCAG GGGTGTACGTTGAAGAAATGGGGGACAGCAATATGGAGAAACTCTACGCGGGGCTGCTCGGGGTCGGGGACGAGATATTAGAAGTGAACGGTGAGAAGGTGGCGGGACTCAGTCTGGACCTGGTGACACGTTTAATGACTCAAAACAGCACAGCTTCAATCCGTGTACTACGACGTAGATGCTTACAGCGCTAA